A window of the Podarcis raffonei isolate rPodRaf1 chromosome 4, rPodRaf1.pri, whole genome shotgun sequence genome harbors these coding sequences:
- the LOC128412208 gene encoding zinc finger protein 850-like isoform X6, with the protein MISGGLGTKGPACFEDVAVRFTDEEWALLAPDQRALHKHIMEENCGIVASLDCDESEIENKGDHDKIPREEKPRKNLECGESCSQSSHSTSHQQNLIGKKLYQCMECGKSFSHSSNLISHQRIHTGEKPYQCVECGKSFSHRHSLTSHQRIHTGEKPYQCVECGKSFRKNSHLTSHQIIHTGEKPYQCVECGKSFSRSSSLTSHQIIHTGEKPYQCVECGKSFRKKDKFTSHQRIHTGEKPYQCVECGKSFRTRYELTSHQRIHTGEKPYQCVECGKSFSQSSSLTFHQRIHTGEKPYQCVECGKSFTDSSSLTSHQRIHTGEKPYQCVECGKSFSHSSSLTSHQRIHTGEKPYQCVECGKSFTDSSSLTSHQRIHTGEKPYQCVECGKSFIVSSAFTSHQRIHTGEKPYQCVECGKSFRKSSDLTSHQRIHTGEKPYQCVECGKSFSHSQNLTFHQRIHTGNKPYQCVECGKSFIHSHHLTSHQRIHTGNKPYQCVECGKSFTDSSSLTSHQRIHTGEKPYQCVECGRSFSHSSSLTSHQRIHTGEKPYQCVECGKSFSHSSSLTFHQRIHTGEKPYQCVDCGKSFSQSSSLTFHQRIHTGEKPYQCVECGKSFSHSQSLTSHQRIHTGEKPYQCVECGKSFSVSSAFTSHQRIHTGEKPYQCVECGKSFSQSSNLTSHRRIHTGEKPYQCVECGKSFSRSSSLTYHQRIHTGEKPYQCMECGKSFSDGRSLTSHQRIHTGEKPYQCVECGKSFSQSSSLTSHQRIHTGENPYQCVECGKCFSHSSSLTSHQIIHTGVKPYQCVECGKSFRKSSSLTSHQRIHTGEKPYQCVECGKCFSHSSSLTSHQRIHTGVKPYQCVECGKSFRKSSNLTSHQRIHTTVEKTIIQL; encoded by the exons atgatctctggcgggctagggacaaag ggtccagcgtgctttgaagatgttgctgttcgtttcacggacgaggagtgggcatTGCTGgctcctgaccagagagctctgcataagcacatcatggaggagaattgtgggatcgtggcctctcttg attgtgatgaatcggaaatcgagaacaaaggtgaccacgataaaatccccagagaggagaagccacgtaaaaatttggagtgtggagaaagctgcagtcagagctcccattccacttcccatcaacaaaatctcattggaaagaaactctatcagtgcatggaatgtggaaagagcttcagtcacagctccaATCtaatttcccatcaaagaattcatacaggggagaaaccctatcagtgtgtggaatgtggaaagagcttcagtcacagacaCAGTCTCacctcccatcagagaattcatacaggggagaaaccctatcagtgtgtggaatgtggaaagagcttcaggaagaactcccatctcacttcccatcaaataattcatacaggagagaaaccctatcagtgtgtggaatgtggaaagagcttcagtcggagctcctctctcacttcccatcaaataattcatacaggagaaaaaccttatcagtgtgtggaatgtggaaagagcttcaggaagaaggacaaattcacttcccatcaaagaattcatacaggagaaaaaccctatcagtgtgtggaatgtggaaagagcttcaggacacGCTacgaactcacttcccatcaaagaattcatacaggggagaaaccctatcagtgtgtcgaatgtggaaagagcttcagtcagagctcctctctcactttccatcaaagaattcatacaggggagaaaccctatcagtgtgtcgaatgtggaaagagcttcactgatagctcctctctcacttcccatcaaagaatccatacaggggagaaaccctatcagtgtgtcgaatgtggaaagagcttcagtcatagctcctctctcacttcccatcaaagaatccatacaggggagaaaccatatcagtgtgtggaatgtggaaagagcttcactgatagctcctctctcacttcccatcaaagaattcatacaggggagaaaccatatcagtgtgtggaatgtggaaagagcttcattgttAGCTCCgctttcacttcccatcaaagaattcatacaggagaaaaaccctatcagtgtgtggaatgtggaaagagcttcaggaagagctccgatctcacttcccatcaaagaattcatacaggggagaaaccctatcagtgtgtggaatgtggaaagagcttcagtcacagtcagaatctcactttccatcaaagaattcatacaggaaacaaaccctatcagtgtgtggaatgtggaaagagcttcattcacagCCACcacctcacttcccatcaaagaattcatacaggaaacaaaccctatcagtgtgtcgaatgtggaaagagcttcactgatagctcctctctcacttcccatcaaagaatccatacaggggagaaaccctatcagtgtgtcgaatgtggaaggagcttcagtcatagctcctctctcacttcccatcaaagaatccatacaggggagaaaccctatcagtgtgtcgaatgtggaaagagcttcagtcacagctcctctctcactttccatcaaagaattcatacaggggagaaaccctatcagtgtgtggattgtggaaagagcttcagtcagagctcctctctcactttccatcaaagaattcatacaggggagaaaccctatcagtgtgtggaatgtggaaagagcttcagtcacagccaaagtctcacctcccatcagagaattcatacaggggagaaaccctatcagtgtgtcgaatgtggaaagagcttcagtgttaGCTCCGCttttacttcccatcaaagaatccatacaggggagaaaccctatcagtgtgtcgaatgtggaaagagcttcagtcagagctccaatctcacttcccatcgaagaattcatacaggggagaaaccctatcagtgtgtggaatgtggaaagagcttcagtcgtagctcctctctcacttaccatcaaagaattcatacaggagaaaaaccctatcagtgtatggaatgtggaaagagcttcagtgacggCCGCAGTCTTACCtcgcatcagagaattcatacaggggagaaaccctatcagtgtgtggaatgtggaaagagcttcagtcagagctcctctctcacttcccatcaaagaattcatacaggagaaaacccctatcagtgtgtagaatgtggaaagtgcttcagtcatagctcctctctcacttcccatcaaataattcatacaggggtgaaaccctatcagtgtgtggaatgtggaaagagcttcaggaagagctcctctctcacttcccatcaaagaattcatacaggggagaaaccctatcagtgtgtggaatgtggaaagtgcttcagtcatagctcctctctcacttcccatcaaagaattcatacaggggtgaaaccctatcagtgtgtggaatgtggaaagagcttcaggaagagctccaatctcacttcccatcaaagaatccatacaacgGTCGAaaaaaccattatacagctttag
- the LOC128412208 gene encoding zinc finger protein 91-like isoform X2, producing MISGRLGTKGPACFEDVAVRFTDEEWALLDPDQRALHKDVMEENCGILASLDCDESEIENKGDHDKIPREEKPRKNLECGESCSQSSHSTSHQQNLIGKKLYQCMECGKSFSHSSNLISHQRIHTGEKPYQCVECGKSFSHRHSLTSHQRIHTGEKPYQCVECGKSFSHSHCLTSHQRIHTGEKPYQCVECGKSFRKNSHLTSHQIIHTGEKPYQCVECGKSFRKKDKLTSHQIIHTGEKPYQCVECGKSFRKKDKLTSHQRIHTGEKPYQCVECGKRFRTRYELTSHQRIHTGEKPYQCVECGKSFSQSSSLTFHQRIHTGEKPYQCVECGKSFTDSSSLTSHQRIHTGEKPYQCVECGKSFSHSSSLTSHQRIHTGEKPYQCVECGKSFTDSSSLTSHQRIHTGEKPYQCVECGKSFIVRSAFTSHQRIHTGEKPYQCVECGKSFRKSSDLTSHQRIHTGEKPYQCVECGKSFSHSQNLTSHQRIHTGDKPHQCVECGKSFIHSHHLTSHQRIHTGEKHYQCVECGKSFTDSSSLTSHQRIHTGEKPYQCVECGRSFSHSSSLTSHQRIHTGEKPYQCVECGKSFSHSSSLTFHQRIHTGEKPYQCVDCGKSFSQSSSLTFHQRIHTGEKPFQCVECGKSFIHSQSLTSHQRIHTGEKPYQCVECGKSFSVSSAFTSHQRIHTGEKPYQCVECGKSFRKSCSLTSHQRVHTGEKPYQCVECGKSFSQSSSLTYHQRIHTGEKPYQCMECGKSFSDGRSLTSHQRIHTGEKPYQCVECGKSFSQSSSLTSHQRIHTGEKPYQCVECGKSFSHSQNLTSHQRIHTGENPYQCVECGKSFSHSHSLTSHQRIHTGEKPYQCVECGKSFSDSSSLTSHQRIHTGEKPYQCVECGRSFSHSSSLTSHQRIHTGEKPYQCVECGKSFGTRSNLTSHQRIHTTVEKTIIQL from the exons atgatctctggcaggctagggacaaag gGTCCAGCgtgctttgaagatgttgctgttcgtttcacggacgaggagtgggcattgctggatcctgaccagagagctctgcataaggacgtcatggaggagaattgtgggatattggcctctcttg attgtgatgaatcggaaatcgagaacaaaggtgaccacgataaaatccccagagaggagaagccacgtaaaaatttggagtgtggagaaagctgcagtcagagctcccattccacttcccatcaacaaaatctcattggaaagaaactctatcagtgcatggaatgtggaaagagcttcagtcacagctccaATCtaatttcccatcaaagaattcatacaggggagaaaccctatcagtgtgtggaatgtggaaagagcttcagtcacagacacagtctcacctcccatcaaagaattcatacaggggagaaaccctatcagtgtgtagaatgtggaaagagcttcagtcacagccactgTCTCacctcccatcagagaattcatacaggggagaaaccctatcagtgtgtggaatgtggaaagagcttcaggaagaactcccatctcacttcccatcaaataattcatacaggagagaaaccctatcagtgtgtggaatgtggaaagagcttcaggaagaaggacaaactcacttcccatcaaataattcatacaggagaaaaaccttatcagtgtgtggaatgtggaaagagcttcaggaagaaggacaaactcacttcccatcaaagaattcatacaggagaaaaaccctatcagtgtgtggaatgtggaaagaggttcaggaCACGCTacgaactcacttcccatcaaagaattcatacaggggagaaaccctatcagtgtgtcgaatgtggaaagagcttcagtcagagctcctctctcactttccatcaaagaattcatacaggggagaaaccctatcagtgtgttgaatgtggaaagagcttcactgatagctcctctctcacttcccatcaaagaatccatacaggggagaaaccctatcagtgtgtcgaatgtggaaagagcttcagtcatagctcctctctcacttcccatcaaagaatccatacaggggagaaaccctatcagtgtgtcgaatgtggaaagagcttcactgatagctcctctctcacttcccatcaaagaattcatacaggggagaaaccatatcagtgtgtggaatgtggaaagagcttcattgttAGATCCgctttcacttcccatcaaagaattcatacaggagaaaaaccctatcagtgtgtggaatgtggaaagagcttcaggaagagctccgatctcacttcccatcaaagaattcatacaggggagaaaccctatcagtgtgtcgaatgtggaaagagcttcagtcacagtcagaatctcacttcccatcaaagaattcatacaggagacaaaccccatcagtgtgtggaatgtggaaagagcttcattcacagccaccatctcacttcccatcaaagaattcatacaggggagaaacactATCAGTGtgtcgaatgtggaaagagcttcactgatagctcctctctcacttcccatcaaagaatccatacaggggagaaaccctatcagtgtgtcgaatgtggaaggagcttcagtcatagctcctctctcacttcccatcaaagaatccatacaggggagaaaccctatcagtgtgtcgaatgtggaaagagcttcagtcacagctcctctctcactttccatcaaagaattcatacaggggagaaaccctatcagtgtgtggattgtggaaagagcttcagtcagagctcctctctcactttccatcaaagaattcatacaggggagaaaccctttcagtgtgtggaatgtggaaagagcttcattcacagccaaagtctcacctcccatcagagaattcatacaggggagaaaccctatcagtgtgtcgaatgtggaaagagcttcagtgttaGCTCCgctttcacttcccatcaaagaatccatacaggggagaaaccctatcagtgtgtcgaatgtggaaagagcttcaggaagagctgctctctcacttcccatcaaagagttcatacaggggagaaaccctatcagtgtgtggaatgtggaaagagcttcagtcagagctcctctctcacttaccatcaaagaattcatacaggagaaaaaccctatcagtgtatggaatgtggaaagagcttcagtgacggCCGCAGTCTCACCtcgcatcagagaattcatacaggggagaaaccctatcagtgtgtggaatgtggaaagagcttcagtcagagctcctctctcacttcccatcaaagaattcatacaggggagaaaccctatcagtgtgtggaatgtggaaagagcttcagtcacagtcagaatctcacttcccatcaaagaattcatacaggagaaaacccctatcagtgtgtggaatgtggaaagagcttcagtcacagccacagtctcacttcccatcaaagaattcatacaggggagaaaccctatcagtgtgttgaatgtggaaagagcttcagtgatagctcctctctcacttcccatcaaagaatccatacaggggagaaaccctatcagtgtgtcgaatgtggaaggagcttcagtcatagctcctctctcacttcccatcaaagaatccatacaggggagaaaccctatcagtgtgtcgaatgtggaaagagcttcgggacgcgctccaatctcacttcccatcaaagaatccatacaacgGTCGAaaaaaccattatacagctttag
- the LOC128412208 gene encoding zinc finger protein 850-like isoform X5 — MEENCGILASLDCDESEIENKGDHDKIPREEKPRKNLECGESCSQSSHSTSHQQNLIGKKLYQCMECGKSFSHSSNLISHQRIHTGEKPYQCVECGKSFSHRHSLTSHQRIHTGEKPYQCVECGKSFSHSHCLTSHQRIHTGEKPYQCVECGKSFRKNSHLTSHQIIHTGEKPYQCVECGKSFRKKDKLTSHQIIHTGEKPYQCVECGKSFRKKDKLTSHQRIHTGEKPYQCVECGKRFRTRYELTSHQRIHTGEKPYQCVECGKSFSQSSSLTFHQRIHTGEKPYQCVECGKSFTDSSSLTSHQRIHTGEKPYQCVECGKSFSHSSSLTSHQRIHTGEKPYQCVECGKSFTDSSSLTSHQRIHTGEKPYQCVECGKSFIVRSAFTSHQRIHTGEKPYQCVECGKSFRKSSDLTSHQRIHTGEKPYQCVECGKSFSHSQNLTSHQRIHTGDKPHQCVECGKSFIHSHHLTSHQRIHTGEKHYQCVECGKSFTDSSSLTSHQRIHTGEKPYQCVECGRSFSHSSSLTSHQRIHTGEKPYQCVECGKSFSHSSSLTFHQRIHTGEKPYQCVDCGKSFSQSSSLTFHQRIHTGEKPFQCVECGKSFIHSQSLTSHQRIHTGEKPYQCVECGKSFSVSSAFTSHQRIHTGEKPYQCVECGKSFRKSCSLTSHQRVHTGEKPYQCVECGKSFSQSSSLTYHQRIHTGEKPYQCMECGKSFSDGRSLTSHQRIHTGEKPYQCVECGKSFSQSSSLTSHQRIHTGEKPYQCVECGKSFSHSQNLTSHQRIHTGENPYQCVECGKSFSHSHSLTSHQRIHTGEKPYQCVECGKSFSDSSSLTSHQRIHTGEKPYQCVECGRSFSHSSSLTSHQRIHTGEKPYQCVECGKSFGTRSNLTSHQRIHTTVEKTIIQL; from the exons atggaggagaattgtgggatattggcctctcttg attgtgatgaatcggaaatcgagaacaaaggtgaccacgataaaatccccagagaggagaagccacgtaaaaatttggagtgtggagaaagctgcagtcagagctcccattccacttcccatcaacaaaatctcattggaaagaaactctatcagtgcatggaatgtggaaagagcttcagtcacagctccaATCtaatttcccatcaaagaattcatacaggggagaaaccctatcagtgtgtggaatgtggaaagagcttcagtcacagacacagtctcacctcccatcaaagaattcatacaggggagaaaccctatcagtgtgtagaatgtggaaagagcttcagtcacagccactgTCTCacctcccatcagagaattcatacaggggagaaaccctatcagtgtgtggaatgtggaaagagcttcaggaagaactcccatctcacttcccatcaaataattcatacaggagagaaaccctatcagtgtgtggaatgtggaaagagcttcaggaagaaggacaaactcacttcccatcaaataattcatacaggagaaaaaccttatcagtgtgtggaatgtggaaagagcttcaggaagaaggacaaactcacttcccatcaaagaattcatacaggagaaaaaccctatcagtgtgtggaatgtggaaagaggttcaggaCACGCTacgaactcacttcccatcaaagaattcatacaggggagaaaccctatcagtgtgtcgaatgtggaaagagcttcagtcagagctcctctctcactttccatcaaagaattcatacaggggagaaaccctatcagtgtgttgaatgtggaaagagcttcactgatagctcctctctcacttcccatcaaagaatccatacaggggagaaaccctatcagtgtgtcgaatgtggaaagagcttcagtcatagctcctctctcacttcccatcaaagaatccatacaggggagaaaccctatcagtgtgtcgaatgtggaaagagcttcactgatagctcctctctcacttcccatcaaagaattcatacaggggagaaaccatatcagtgtgtggaatgtggaaagagcttcattgttAGATCCgctttcacttcccatcaaagaattcatacaggagaaaaaccctatcagtgtgtggaatgtggaaagagcttcaggaagagctccgatctcacttcccatcaaagaattcatacaggggagaaaccctatcagtgtgtcgaatgtggaaagagcttcagtcacagtcagaatctcacttcccatcaaagaattcatacaggagacaaaccccatcagtgtgtggaatgtggaaagagcttcattcacagccaccatctcacttcccatcaaagaattcatacaggggagaaacactATCAGTGtgtcgaatgtggaaagagcttcactgatagctcctctctcacttcccatcaaagaatccatacaggggagaaaccctatcagtgtgtcgaatgtggaaggagcttcagtcatagctcctctctcacttcccatcaaagaatccatacaggggagaaaccctatcagtgtgtcgaatgtggaaagagcttcagtcacagctcctctctcactttccatcaaagaattcatacaggggagaaaccctatcagtgtgtggattgtggaaagagcttcagtcagagctcctctctcactttccatcaaagaattcatacaggggagaaaccctttcagtgtgtggaatgtggaaagagcttcattcacagccaaagtctcacctcccatcagagaattcatacaggggagaaaccctatcagtgtgtcgaatgtggaaagagcttcagtgttaGCTCCgctttcacttcccatcaaagaatccatacaggggagaaaccctatcagtgtgtcgaatgtggaaagagcttcaggaagagctgctctctcacttcccatcaaagagttcatacaggggagaaaccctatcagtgtgtggaatgtggaaagagcttcagtcagagctcctctctcacttaccatcaaagaattcatacaggagaaaaaccctatcagtgtatggaatgtggaaagagcttcagtgacggCCGCAGTCTCACCtcgcatcagagaattcatacaggggagaaaccctatcagtgtgtggaatgtggaaagagcttcagtcagagctcctctctcacttcccatcaaagaattcatacaggggagaaaccctatcagtgtgtggaatgtggaaagagcttcagtcacagtcagaatctcacttcccatcaaagaattcatacaggagaaaacccctatcagtgtgtggaatgtggaaagagcttcagtcacagccacagtctcacttcccatcaaagaattcatacaggggagaaaccctatcagtgtgttgaatgtggaaagagcttcagtgatagctcctctctcacttcccatcaaagaatccatacaggggagaaaccctatcagtgtgtcgaatgtggaaggagcttcagtcatagctcctctctcacttcccatcaaagaatccatacaggggagaaaccctatcagtgtgtcgaatgtggaaagagcttcgggacgcgctccaatctcacttcccatcaaagaatccatacaacgGTCGAaaaaaccattatacagctttag
- the LOC128412208 gene encoding zinc finger protein 850-like isoform X4 codes for MGPTSYILTELNSAPYNTWEPNTPTIKNCDESEIENKGDHDKIPREEKPRKNLECGESCSQSSHSTSHQQNLIGKKLYQCMECGKSFSHSSNLISHQRIHTGEKPYQCVECGKSFSHRHSLTSHQRIHTGEKPYQCVECGKSFSHSHCLTSHQRIHTGEKPYQCVECGKSFRKNSHLTSHQIIHTGEKPYQCVECGKSFRKKDKLTSHQIIHTGEKPYQCVECGKSFRKKDKLTSHQRIHTGEKPYQCVECGKRFRTRYELTSHQRIHTGEKPYQCVECGKSFSQSSSLTFHQRIHTGEKPYQCVECGKSFTDSSSLTSHQRIHTGEKPYQCVECGKSFSHSSSLTSHQRIHTGEKPYQCVECGKSFTDSSSLTSHQRIHTGEKPYQCVECGKSFIVRSAFTSHQRIHTGEKPYQCVECGKSFRKSSDLTSHQRIHTGEKPYQCVECGKSFSHSQNLTSHQRIHTGDKPHQCVECGKSFIHSHHLTSHQRIHTGEKHYQCVECGKSFTDSSSLTSHQRIHTGEKPYQCVECGRSFSHSSSLTSHQRIHTGEKPYQCVECGKSFSHSSSLTFHQRIHTGEKPYQCVDCGKSFSQSSSLTFHQRIHTGEKPFQCVECGKSFIHSQSLTSHQRIHTGEKPYQCVECGKSFSVSSAFTSHQRIHTGEKPYQCVECGKSFRKSCSLTSHQRVHTGEKPYQCVECGKSFSQSSSLTYHQRIHTGEKPYQCMECGKSFSDGRSLTSHQRIHTGEKPYQCVECGKSFSQSSSLTSHQRIHTGEKPYQCVECGKSFSHSQNLTSHQRIHTGENPYQCVECGKSFSHSHSLTSHQRIHTGEKPYQCVECGKSFSDSSSLTSHQRIHTGEKPYQCVECGRSFSHSSSLTSHQRIHTGEKPYQCVECGKSFGTRSNLTSHQRIHTTVEKTIIQL; via the exons ATGGGACCAACCTCATATATTCtcacagagctcaacagcgccccctataacacctgggaacctaacacccccacaataaaga attgtgatgaatcggaaatcgagaacaaaggtgaccacgataaaatccccagagaggagaagccacgtaaaaatttggagtgtggagaaagctgcagtcagagctcccattccacttcccatcaacaaaatctcattggaaagaaactctatcagtgcatggaatgtggaaagagcttcagtcacagctccaATCtaatttcccatcaaagaattcatacaggggagaaaccctatcagtgtgtggaatgtggaaagagcttcagtcacagacacagtctcacctcccatcaaagaattcatacaggggagaaaccctatcagtgtgtagaatgtggaaagagcttcagtcacagccactgTCTCacctcccatcagagaattcatacaggggagaaaccctatcagtgtgtggaatgtggaaagagcttcaggaagaactcccatctcacttcccatcaaataattcatacaggagagaaaccctatcagtgtgtggaatgtggaaagagcttcaggaagaaggacaaactcacttcccatcaaataattcatacaggagaaaaaccttatcagtgtgtggaatgtggaaagagcttcaggaagaaggacaaactcacttcccatcaaagaattcatacaggagaaaaaccctatcagtgtgtggaatgtggaaagaggttcaggaCACGCTacgaactcacttcccatcaaagaattcatacaggggagaaaccctatcagtgtgtcgaatgtggaaagagcttcagtcagagctcctctctcactttccatcaaagaattcatacaggggagaaaccctatcagtgtgttgaatgtggaaagagcttcactgatagctcctctctcacttcccatcaaagaatccatacaggggagaaaccctatcagtgtgtcgaatgtggaaagagcttcagtcatagctcctctctcacttcccatcaaagaatccatacaggggagaaaccctatcagtgtgtcgaatgtggaaagagcttcactgatagctcctctctcacttcccatcaaagaattcatacaggggagaaaccatatcagtgtgtggaatgtggaaagagcttcattgttAGATCCgctttcacttcccatcaaagaattcatacaggagaaaaaccctatcagtgtgtggaatgtggaaagagcttcaggaagagctccgatctcacttcccatcaaagaattcatacaggggagaaaccctatcagtgtgtcgaatgtggaaagagcttcagtcacagtcagaatctcacttcccatcaaagaattcatacaggagacaaaccccatcagtgtgtggaatgtggaaagagcttcattcacagccaccatctcacttcccatcaaagaattcatacaggggagaaacactATCAGTGtgtcgaatgtggaaagagcttcactgatagctcctctctcacttcccatcaaagaatccatacaggggagaaaccctatcagtgtgtcgaatgtggaaggagcttcagtcatagctcctctctcacttcccatcaaagaatccatacaggggagaaaccctatcagtgtgtcgaatgtggaaagagcttcagtcacagctcctctctcactttccatcaaagaattcatacaggggagaaaccctatcagtgtgtggattgtggaaagagcttcagtcagagctcctctctcactttccatcaaagaattcatacaggggagaaaccctttcagtgtgtggaatgtggaaagagcttcattcacagccaaagtctcacctcccatcagagaattcatacaggggagaaaccctatcagtgtgtcgaatgtggaaagagcttcagtgttaGCTCCgctttcacttcccatcaaagaatccatacaggggagaaaccctatcagtgtgtcgaatgtggaaagagcttcaggaagagctgctctctcacttcccatcaaagagttcatacaggggagaaaccctatcagtgtgtggaatgtggaaagagcttcagtcagagctcctctctcacttaccatcaaagaattcatacaggagaaaaaccctatcagtgtatggaatgtggaaagagcttcagtgacggCCGCAGTCTCACCtcgcatcagagaattcatacaggggagaaaccctatcagtgtgtggaatgtggaaagagcttcagtcagagctcctctctcacttcccatcaaagaattcatacaggggagaaaccctatcagtgtgtggaatgtggaaagagcttcagtcacagtcagaatctcacttcccatcaaagaattcatacaggagaaaacccctatcagtgtgtggaatgtggaaagagcttcagtcacagccacagtctcacttcccatcaaagaattcatacaggggagaaaccctatcagtgtgttgaatgtggaaagagcttcagtgatagctcctctctcacttcccatcaaagaatccatacaggggagaaaccctatcagtgtgtcgaatgtggaaggagcttcagtcatagctcctctctcacttcccatcaaagaatccatacaggggagaaaccctatcagtgtgtcgaatgtggaaagagcttcgggacgcgctccaatctcacttcccatcaaagaatccatacaacgGTCGAaaaaaccattatacagctttag